GGGGGCGTTGTCCTATCTGAACAAAGTGGATACAGCGAATGTCATCGCCCCGAGCGGCGCGACGCTCTCTCTCGCTCTCATGAATGTCGAGAAACTCGCCAGCCGGGCACCGGAACATGTCTTCATTCTGTTGGGCAGCAATGACATTCGGTTGTCGGACAAGCAGGAATTCGTCGAGCGCTATCGCCAGCTGATCGACAGCATCCGGAACAAGCTGCCAAAGGCCAAGCTCCACATCCTGTCAATCCCGCCAGTCGCCGAGGAAACCCTGAAACAAGTGCCGCAGTATGCGAACATTACTGCCTTCAACCAAGCGCTTGAACAGTTGGCCGATGAAGTCAAAGTCGATTACGTGGACTTGTCACCCCTCTTCACCTCCAACAAAATCCAATACGCGGACAACGGCGTTCACTTCAAACCGCATTTCTATCCGTTGCTCCTGGACTACTTGAAGGGACTTGTAAAGTAAGGAAATGGCCGGTTAGTTGGCAAGCGTCAAACAGCCCCCACCTTTTAACTAGGGTAGGGGCTGTGTATTTTAACATTTTACAAAGTGGTTCCTGTATCCTTCCGTGTTGATTTCCAAGGCATTTAGTTGTCCACCAGAATAGCCACACCCGCCATCTATTCCTATTTTATCACCTTCTGTTGAATACCAAATTTGATTGGGTTCTGGATTCGATATTATTCTAGAAGTTGGGGTGTGTCCAAATACTACAACTTTGTCAATGTTTGTTGGACTTTCTATAAAATCCTCACCTAGCCAGACAAAATCGGAAGGTGTTGTTTCTCGCCAATTCCTTGGACGAACTCCTGCGTGTACAAAAATATGTCCTTCATCTTCAAAGTAATTGCATCTTCCTCCTCCACCATTCTTTTTATCTCTGAAACAACTTTTAGAGATTCAGGTCCTCTACTTATATAATCTCCAATAAAAATAGCTTGGTCCTGTATTGGCCTATAATTTATTTTTTCCAGTAGCAGCTTACGTACATGAAAATATCCATGGATATCACCAATAATAAGTTTTGCACTGATTCTTTTTCCGAAAACTAGCAACAATTTTGTCGATCAAACGTACAACTCTTATAAGATACATAATTTAACAATGTAATCGAGGTGTTAACAAGCATGGAAGCATCAATCTCAATTGTCACCTACCGCCCTGAGTTGGCCGCAGCGGTCGCAGATATGTGGAATGCCAGCCGAGATAGCTGGGGAGGCGGAAATTCGATTACGACAGCCGAACAAATCAGACAAGAAGAAGCAGCCTCTGACGCTATCACTGTCTATCTCGCAATGGAAGGTGAAACGGTCGTTGGTTATTGCAGCCTGGCCGAATATCGGGAAGATACCGGTGCCCTCTATATCCCGTTGCTCAATGTACGTCCCGACTTTCACGGAAAAAAAGTCGGCCGGATGCTGCTTTCATGCGCACTGGAGAAAACGATTGAGCTCGACTGGCCGCGACTTGATCTGTATACGTGGGCAGGAAACACGAAAGCTGTTCCGTTGTATAAGAAGTTCGGGTTTTTCTGGGAAGACCGGGACGACGCCACCCATCTGATGAACATGATTCCTTCTGTGCTCCGTACCGAAGCGATCGCCCACTATTTTGAGGAGCTTGATTGGTATCAGGACTCCACTCGGGAGATCGTTGTAGAGCCGGATGGACGCAAGGAAAACGGCTTTGATTACTTCATATACTCCTGGGCAAAAGGAGAAAAGAGCTTGCGCGTGGAGTTTGAGCGGCGGGGTCGGGGCATGCGCCTCATCGAGACGGAGGATTATCTCGTGTCTGCCGAAGCGGAAAAGCTGGAGCTAGTCTTTGGACGGGAATATCAAATTCACTACCGGATCGTCAACAAATCAGGAAAGCCGTTACAGATTTCGTTAAACGGGCAACCGAGCGACACGATCCGCTTTGATTATCAACACGAGCTGGCTGTGACAGATGAAACGACGCTGTCAGCTACCTTTTTTGTCGATCCAATCACAGAAGAACAAAGCATCTGGCGCACGCATCCGCGTGTTTGTACCAACCTGCTGATCAACGGCAAGGCAGCGCTGTTCGAGGTAGGAATCCTTCCCAAGTTTCCTGCTACCCTTTCCTTGCATGTACCTGGCCTCTCCTATCCGGGACAAACAAAGCTGTTTTATTTGGACGTGGAAAACAACTTTGCGGAAGAAGCGGAATTTTCATTCGAGCTGCCCTTGTGTTCATTTTTTGGCTTACAAGAGCAACGCCACACTTTGAAACTGGCTGGCAAAGAGCGCATTTCGCTTCCGCTTAACGCTGACCTGTATGAACACGGCTTTTACGAAGCCAACGTGCAGGTGGAGACAAAGCTCGCAGATGGCAGATCGGTTTCTTTTGCCAAAAAAATCGGAGCTGCCTTTACGGGGCTTGGTGCGATGGTGTCGGGAGAAACAGAACAGGCTTGGCAAGTTCACCATGGCCGCCATACGCTCTACTTGAACAAAGAAGATAATGAGATAACCGTTGTCGGCGGGACAGGTGGGGAGCCAACTAACTTCCTCTATCCCAAGCTCGGCAAACCGTTTTCCAGCGAGTTCTCGAAGAAGCGTGCCGAGAAAGTTGAGTTTATCGTGGAAAAGGGAGCAATCGGCATCCGTGCAACGTATCGCTCCGGGGCATACCCGCAAATTGCACTGGTTAGCAAAACGCTCCTGTTCGGGGATGGCACCGTAGAACATGGAGTGGAGATAGAAAACCACTCTGCTGACAAGTTGACTACTGAGCTTTGGCTTAACCAAGGATTTAGTCACAGTTTTCATCGCCCCATTGTGCCGTACCAAGGCCGTTATGTTGAAACACCATCCTCCTACGGCAGCGATATGGATTATTGGGATGCTGAGTTAGTCAGTGAAAACTGGCTGTTTACACAGGATGAAACGGCCCCATGGGGAATGTGCTGGCCTCCTGAATACCGTTTTGACATTCAAGGCTGGTACGTCACACTTGAAACCAATCTCGGCATGCTTGCTCCACATGAAAAAAAATCGTTCGGCCCCTTCCACTTCTCGCATGGGGGCTACGCTGACTGGAAAGAGTTCCGTGCCTTTGCCCGTAAAGAACCTATGCCAGCAGACCTGATCTTGACCTCTCACCTAGAGTTGAGTGCCAATGGGCAAAATCCGTTTGTCACAAGCAAGGAACTGGATGTACAGGTGAAAGAATACAAGCAGCAGTACTTGGACGGAGAACTGATGGCATCTCTTTTGAGCGAGTCAGCTTCCGAACAAACGCAGAACTTTACAGAAGATGTGGAAG
This genomic stretch from Brevibacillus sp. DP1.3A harbors:
- a CDS encoding metallophosphoesterase, whose amino-acid sequence is MLLVFGKRISAKLIIGDIHGYFHVRKLLLEKINYRPIQDQAIFIGDYISRGPESLKVVSEIKRMVEEEDAITLKMKDIFLYTQEFVQGIGEKQHLPILSG
- a CDS encoding GNAT family N-acetyltransferase, giving the protein MEASISIVTYRPELAAAVADMWNASRDSWGGGNSITTAEQIRQEEAASDAITVYLAMEGETVVGYCSLAEYREDTGALYIPLLNVRPDFHGKKVGRMLLSCALEKTIELDWPRLDLYTWAGNTKAVPLYKKFGFFWEDRDDATHLMNMIPSVLRTEAIAHYFEELDWYQDSTREIVVEPDGRKENGFDYFIYSWAKGEKSLRVEFERRGRGMRLIETEDYLVSAEAEKLELVFGREYQIHYRIVNKSGKPLQISLNGQPSDTIRFDYQHELAVTDETTLSATFFVDPITEEQSIWRTHPRVCTNLLINGKAALFEVGILPKFPATLSLHVPGLSYPGQTKLFYLDVENNFAEEAEFSFELPLCSFFGLQEQRHTLKLAGKERISLPLNADLYEHGFYEANVQVETKLADGRSVSFAKKIGAAFTGLGAMVSGETEQAWQVHHGRHTLYLNKEDNEITVVGGTGGEPTNFLYPKLGKPFSSEFSKKRAEKVEFIVEKGAIGIRATYRSGAYPQIALVSKTLLFGDGTVEHGVEIENHSADKLTTELWLNQGFSHSFHRPIVPYQGRYVETPSSYGSDMDYWDAELVSENWLFTQDETAPWGMCWPPEYRFDIQGWYVTLETNLGMLAPHEKKSFGPFHFSHGGYADWKEFRAFARKEPMPADLILTSHLELSANGQNPFVTSKELDVQVKEYKQQYLDGELMASLLSESASEQTQNFTEDVEETESGFSFMTPEKPYDLVQVEGRFATHMSHLQSAIFPIGQGKVIQEQTEEEGQQVYIADNGRLRIKAAPDFAPTLYSLTSNGQEWLDSAFPERKPKSWWNPWTGGIGNYMEELSAFSLVKEERTASFVELIDNKQNAWQGIKVSYHVKKQEKYRGLTCHQYYLLLPGVPVLCHTVAIEQNTGTYFAGKELATDIFLQPGTEDEAVWLKTIGTNGEELSYKLAQGELDVLEVSDYVLGRASCKDQMHIVTDLDTADLQVYANKEVAVASVIRELNLPNNSTTFTPPVFFLFADNTLPSNALSDLRAIRFAK